The Polaribacter sp. HaHaR_3_91 genomic sequence AAGAAATTGCCGATTTATGGCAACGATTTATGTCCGAAAACGTAATTTCTAAAATTCCGAACAAAATAGACAATTCCGTTTATTCATTATACACGGAATACGAAAGCGACCACACAAAACCTTACACAGCAATTCTTGGCTGTAAAGTTGAAAATTTAGATGGTGTGCCAAATGGAATGGTTGGAAAATCATTTAATGGAGGAACTTATTCCAAAACGACATCAAAAGGAGATTTAATGCAAGGTTTGGTCGTAAACCAATGGTCGAAAATATTTGAAATGGAATTGGACAGAACCTATGATGCCGACTTTGAAATTTTTGGAGAAAAGGCTCAAAATCCAACAGATGCAGAAGTCGAGTTTTATGTAGGCATTAAAGGCTAACAAAAATATGCGAATAAAAAAGTTTGAAATAAAAACAGACGAAAGAGTAAATGAGGTTT encodes the following:
- a CDS encoding GyrI-like domain-containing protein, with translation MQIVKIEPFKIIGISIRTTNENGQASQEIADLWQRFMSENVISKIPNKIDNSVYSLYTEYESDHTKPYTAILGCKVENLDGVPNGMVGKSFNGGTYSKTTSKGDLMQGLVVNQWSKIFEMELDRTYDADFEIFGEKAQNPTDAEVEFYVGIKG